The sequence below is a genomic window from Escherichia marmotae.
CATGCTCCGGGAAAAAGGCATCCTGGTAATAACCAGTACAAGGCACCACGTTGATTCCCGTCTCACGCATCACATCGAGCATAAATTGCGCATTGCGGCCCATGTAACGATTGGTCATCTCAATCACATTACGAACGCCCTGCGCCATCAGGTCGTTCATCTCCTGGCAAATGAACGCATATTGATCAAGGCGGCAATCCACGTTGTTTTTAAAGCCGGAGAGATCAATATGCAGATGCTCATGAGCAAGGGTGTAGCCGGTCGAATCGATGGTCATAAAGAGTCACCCTGAAAGCGAAGGGAAGATAAAAAAGAGCTGCCGTTTTGTGGCGGCGAAGCACGGAAAAATTCACATACCGTGGCTCCAACATCAGAGAGCGTGGGATACACACCCAGACGAGTGGCAGCCAATCCACGCTGATAAACCAGCACAGGCACTACTTCGCGGGTATGGTGGCTGTGGCCGATAGTCGGGTCGTTACCGTGATCAGCCATGACGATCAGGCAATCATCCGGCTGCATCGCCTCAACAAGCCGGGCAAGATTACGGTCAACGACCTGCAAACGTTCGGCATAACGTGCGACGTCTTCTGCGTGGCCGGCGAGGTCGGTTTCCTGAATATTGGTGCAAATAAAGGCTGTCGGATGGGCGTTAAATTCGTCGAGAGTGATATCCATAATCCGTTGGCTATCCACCAAATTTTGCCAGCTCATTCCATGAGGATTGCTGACGATATCCGCCACCTTACCCACCAGCACCGTAGGTACGCCTACCTGATGCAGTTGTTGCGGCACCTGCACTTTTTCATCGACACCGTAGCCCATATGTACAACCTGGAAACCGCTGTCATAAGCGCCGGAACGCGGTGCATTTATGCCAATAAAACGCCCTTCCTTGCTTTCTGCGGCATCAAGAATGCGCTGGCTGTCCTGCAACAGGCCGCCAAAAGTAATAACCCTGCCAACCTGTACCTGCTCACGCACCACACGACCAATCTTGACAACTTCATCGAACGGTATCGCAGAGAGATTGGCGGTAACGTTATAGACCTGGCCTAAATCCGCTTCGAGATTGTCGCCAACTGCCACGGCCTGGTTTACCCACAGAAATTGCAACGCATCGCCACGGCGTTCGACCTGCCAGCCCGCAGCCATTAAGGCTCGTTCAACACGATCAATAACGTCGCGAAAGGGCATCCGCAGCGGCGGCAAGGGGCGCGTACCTAAAATTTCCTGATGCCCCATAAAGGTATCGCCACCTTCATGTTGCAGTTCTGCTACGCCCCAGACTGCGCAATCCGATGGCTGCATATCACCCGGCGCATAACCCAATGCATTGATTAGCCCCAGCTTCTCAAGAGTCGGCAACTGTAAATGCGGCAACTGGCTAAGAATGTGACCACAGGTATTCGCCCCGGCATCCTGTGGGCGTACCCGCGCAACATCTTTCATTGCGCCTACGCCAAAACTATCGATCACTAACACCACAAATCGCGCCATTTACGCCTCCAGAAGGTTGCCGAGGCTGTCATAGCGACCAACAATTTCCGCCGCGCCGCGCTGAATACCGGACACCAACACCACATCGCTACGGGTGACAAAAATCTGCGTACGAAAACAGAGCACCACCGCGCTACTTACCGGAAACTCACCAGCCAACGGCAGGTAATAGTCGATACTATTGTCATCCACTGTTTTGAGAAGTGTTTCTGTGATGCTTTGATTTTCTGGAGTAAAAATAAGAGCGTGATGTGCATGACCACGGCGATAGTAACCACCGCCATAGCAATAACTGTCGCCACGGAAGTGGTGGGAAATTTCACTTAACCAAAGCATGGCGATACGTTCGGGTTGATCGCCCTGCTGGTTTGCCGGAATAGTGCCGGTCAGCGCATGACCAGGTTCGGCATGGGTAACACCATATTGCGCTAACACCGGCAACGAAGTGCAACTGGTCGCTGAAGGCGCGTTTAGTTGCTCAAGGGCAGTGCCAGATTTAGCCAGTTGATCCCGCGCCTGTACCAGCGTGTGAAGATTCGGCGTGGGTAAAACTTTCCCGCTTGTTTCATCCCAAAGCAGGCAAGGGAAATGGGTAAGTCCCGCTAAATGTAGTCCTGGTAGTTTTTGGATTTCAGCGACAATGTCATGCAGCGTATTTTGGGTAAAACCGCTCTCCTGCCCTGGATAAAGGAAATCATCGTCGCTATAAACTTTGAGCAGCACAGACTGTACGCATCCAGCCTTCACCGCTGCCGCAGAAATTTCCCGTGCTTTATCGAGGGTAAACACAGTGATAACACCGGTTCCCTGTTCAACGGTGTCAGATACCTGGTGACAAGGGATTTGTACCAGATGCCCCTGATGCGCCACCGGCAAACCGGCGCGACGCATCACTCGTGCCTCTTTGTAGTCCACCGCCACAATGCCGCTGTAGCCCAGCGCCAGCAGCTTTTCCGCCAGCCACGGGTTACGACCGAACTGCTTAGTCATCAGATACAGTTCAATACCGTAAAGCCGTGCTGTCTCAATGAGCCGCTTACCGTTTTCCAGTACCTGATCCACGTCGATCACCCAACAGTCCGGGGCGATCTTGCCCTGCTGCCACAGGCTTAATGCGGCAGAAATCAGCGCCGGGTTCTGGCGTTTCAATGCTTCTACAAACATCTTGTTGCCTCGTTTCTGTTCCTTAATTCAAATATTCATTTTTTTGAATATTTAAGATGTACGACGTGGATTTGCCATGTGCTTCAAAGGTCTTCGTTAGCGGCCATCCATAATCCATAAAGGTTGGCCAGCAGATATCCTTCTTCACACGGGTTAACTTCCAACGCGAATCCCTGCAATAACACCCGATGCAACTGCATGATCGCTGGCCAGTGGCTGGATTGCGCCAGTTCCGTCAGTAATTCGTCATCCAGCGGCAGTATCTGTTCACCGCGACGGCTGCGCATCAGCGCACTCGCCATATGCGTCATCGCCATCGTTCCCTGCTCGCTACGTATGGGCAGATGACATTCTGTTTCCAGAATCTTGACAACCTGCATCATGCCTTTACAGATGTCCTTATCTATGACCCCTGCATCGCAAAGCAGGTTGAGTCTGGTTTCCATTTTAGATGCCTTTTATTTAATAACTGGGTTCCTGTTCCCCGCTGACCACCCGCTGTTGATGGGCAAGCAGGGCGTGTTTATCAACAACCGCACGCAGTAATTGTTGCATTGGGTAATCATCAGCTCGCGTCAGGATCACGGCTTCGGTGGCCTGCAAAAATCGCGGATCGTCTGTGAGCGGCGTCGCTTCTAATCCAAGCATGGCCAGTTCGCTTTCTGCCACCACATTCCAGATCACCGCATCGACATCACCTTTGACAATGCGCTGCAAACTCTCGTGATAGGAGAGATCGACGCGCTCCACACTGCGATCACCAAAAAAGACATCGGTCATGATTTTCTGATCCGCCGAGCGACTATCCAGCCCAACACGCTGCACATTACCGGATTCACCTTTGCGACAAATCAACTGGTGCTCACCAACGTAGGTGTGCGGCCCCAACTCCAGTGCGAGGCATAAACCTTTTTGTGTGAGATAACTTTCTGCCGCCAGCCGGGAAACCACTGCCATGTCATACACACCGTTAAGCAAACACTCCACGCGAATATCCGCGCCGCGCATATGCGCATAGTAAAAAGGAATGCCATCAAACTGGGCTTTTAACCCGCTAGCCAACCCTTCGTACAGACGGGTATAAGGCAGAGGCATCGCACAGACTACATTGTTGATATCGACATGGCTCAACAGCGCTTTGTTATCCATCTCCGCCAGGAAACTGCCATTACGCCCGCGACGTTCAATGCGTATCGCGCCGCTTGATTCCAGCGTTTTTAGCGCGGCCTGCGTCAGGCCAACGGACGAGCGGCATTCAGTTGCCAGCTCATCAATCGTTTTCAGGCGATTACCGCATTTTTCACCCAACAAATAACGGGCCAGCGTCGTGATGACGACACCTTCTTTTTTGATAAACGTTCGGCGCATAGTAAATTTTCAATAAAGTGAATATTTATATATTCATTAAAATGAAGATAAGTGGCAACCACGAGAGATGGAAACGGCGAGATGCTTCACATTTTTCCGGATTACTGCGAAAAAGGGACAAAAAAACCGGGTTTCCCCGGTTTCAGAGTGATGATAAAAGCAAAACTGCATGATGCGCTACGCTTTCCTTCAACATGTTGAATTTACAACATTTTGTAGGCCAGATAAGGCGTTCACGTCGCATCTGGCATAAACAAAGCGCACTTTGCCAACAATGTTGAATTACGGCTTCGCTACAAAACCAATTGCTTCGTAAACCGCTTTCAGCGTGCGGGAAGCGTGTGCGCTGGCTTTTTCTGCGCCGTCTTTCATCACCTGTTGCAGGAAGGCTTCGTCATTGCGGAAACGGTGATAACGCTCCTGCAATTCAGTCAACATTCCGGAAACCGCTTCTGCCACTTCGCCTTTCAGATGACCATACATTTTGCCTTCGAACTGTTTTTCCAGCTCCGGGATGCTCTGGCCAGTCACTGCAGAAAGGATATCCAGCAGGTTAGAAACCCCCGCTTTGTTCTGCACGTCGTAGCGAACTACTGGCGGCTCGTCGGAATCAGTGACCGCACGCTTGATTTTCTTCACTACCGATTTCGGATCTTCCAGCAGGCCGATAACGTTATTGCGGTTATCGTCAGACTTGGACATCTTTTTGGTCGGCTCCAGCAAAGACATTACGCGCGCGCCAGATTTCGGAATATACGGCTCTGGCACTTTAAAGATATCGCCATACAGCGCGTTGAAACGCTGGGCGATATCACGGCTCAGTTCCAGGTGCTGTTTCTGATCCTCACCGACCGGCACCAGGTTGGTTTGATACAGCAGGATATCTGCTGCCATCAGCACCGGATAGTCAAACAGACCAGCGTTGATATTCTCAGCGTAACGTGCAGATTTATCTTTGAACTGAGTCATGCGGCTCAGCTCACCGAAATAGGTATAGCAGTTCAGCGCCCAACCTAACTGTGCGTGTTCCGGTACGTGGGACTGAACAAAGATGGTGCTTTTCTCAGGATCGATGCCACAAGCCAGATACAGTGCCAACGTATCCAGCGTCGCTTTACGCAGCTTCTGTGCATCCTGGCGCACGGTAATAGCGTGTTGGTCAACGATACAGTAAATGCAATGGTAGTCATCCTGCATGTTTACCCACTGACGCAGAGCACCCATGTAGTTACCAATGGTCAATTCACCTGAAGGCTGTGCGCCACTAAAAACGATGGGCTTAGTCATTTTTCGATTCCTGATTTTCGCTTTGCGGAAGCCCTAATGCGGGCAGAAGGTCATTGAGAGACTGATAAATTACATCAGGCTGGCTAAGTTCGATAGCCTCGCCGTAGTTATATCCATAGGTTAAGCCAACAGAAGGACAACCGGCCGCTTTTGCCGCCTGAATATCATTACGAGAGTCACCAACAAACAGCATTTGTTGTGGAGCAATGCCCATACGTTCAGCCACCAGTAACAGCGGATCCGGATGCGGCTTTTTGTTTTGTACGTCATCGCCACCGATGACCACGCTAAAGTATTTGGCGATATCTAAAGCTTCAAGCAATGGCGCAACAAACGGCGTCGGTTTGTTCGTGACCAGACCTAACGGCAAGCCTTTGGCCTGCAACGCACCGAGCGTATCGGCAACGTGTGGAAACAAAAACGTCCCTTCTTCAGCAACCTCGCCATAGTAGCGGTCAAACAGCTTACGCATAATACGCACCTGTTCTTGCAATGGGATGTCGTCATCAACAGGCGGCTTACCCATCGTTTTACGCAGGGTCGCACGTTCCTGACGCGCCCAAGTCAGTGCTCGTTCCATCAGAACATCTGCGCCGTTACCAATCCAGGTAATAACTCTTTCTTCGCCTGCGACAGGTAACTCCAGCGCGTACAGCGCCATATCTACCGCGGCAGCAAGACCGGGAGCACTGTCAACCAGCGTGCCATCGAGATCGAAGGCAACGCCCCGAATATCTTCAAACTTATTCATGACTTACCTTTGCCAGTTCACTGCGCATTTCATCAATGACTTTTTTGTAGTCTGGCTGGTCGAAAATGGCCGAACCAGCGACGAACATATCCGCACCCGCCGCAGCGATTTCGCCAATGTTATTAACCTTCACTCCGCCATCCACTTCCAGGCGGATATCGAAACCAGACTCGTCGATGCGGCGACGCACTTCGCGTAGTTTATCTAACGTTTGCGGAATGAAAGACTGACCGCCAAAACCGGGGTTAACTGACATCAGCAGGATCACATCCAGCTTATCCATCACATAGTCCAGATAACTCAACGGCGTGGCCGGGTTGAACACCAGACCCGCTTTACAGCCATTTTCTTTAATCAGTTGCAGCGTGCGATCAACGTGCTCTGAGGCTTCAGGATGAAAGGTAATGATGCTGGCACCTGCGGCAGCGAAATCCGGCACAATGCGATCAACCGGTTTCACCATCAAATGTACATCAATAGGGGCGGTAATGCCGTAGTTACGCAAGGATTTCAGCACCATAGGTCCAATCGTCAGGTTGGGAACGTAGTGGTTATCCATGACATCAAAATGCACGACATCAGCGCCGGCTGCCAGGGCTTTTGCGGTATCTTCACCCAGGCGGGCAAAATCAGCCGACAGAATTGAGGGGGCAATCAAATACTGTTTCATCCGCTTCTCCTTGAGAATTATTTTTTCGCGGGTGAAACGACTCCTGGTTTGTACAAAGCCAGCAGTTCGTCCACCTTTTTACGTGTGCCGCCGTTGCTGCTTATACTGCGTCGAACTTTGACGACATGCAATTTTGCGCGCTGATACCACTCGCGCGTTAGCGCAGTATCATGATTGGAAATCAATACCGGGATCTGGCGATCAACCAGACCTTCAGCAATCTCCGCCAGATGCGCTTGTTGTTCAAGAGTAAAACTATTTGTGTGATACGCCGTAAAGTTGGCGGTTGCAGAAAGTGGTGCATAAGGCGGATCGCAATAAACGACGGATGCATCATCCGCGCGCGCCATGCTGTCGGCGTAAGACTCACAATAGAAAAAGGCATTCTGCGCTTTTTCGGCAAAGTGATACAACTCTGCTTCCGGGAAATAGGGTTTTTTGTAACGGCCGAATGGCACATTAAATTCACCGCGCAGATTGTAACGGCACAGACCGTTGTACCCGTAGCGATTCAGATATAAAAACAGTACCGCCCGGCGGAAGGGATCCTGACTTTTGTTGAACTCTTCGCGGAACTGATAGTAGACCTCAGCGCAATTTGTCTCAGGAACAAACAGCTCGTGAGCAGCCTGTACGTACTCATCGGTACGCGTCTTCACAATGTTGTAGAGACTGATCAGGTCGCTATTGATATCAGCAAGGACATAACGAGAAAAGTCGGTGTTGAGAAACACCGACCCGGCACCCACAAAAGGCTCAACCAAACATTCGCCCTTAGGCAAATGTCGTTTAATATCATCAAGCAGGGGATATTTGCCCCCTGCCCACTTCAAAAAAGCGCGATTTTTCTTCATGCTGACTAACTAATTACACCTTCTCCGGCTGTGGAGAAAGCTCCGACAGCATCCAGCGCTTCAGGCAGTTCCCGCAACGGTAAACCATTGCGGGAAATAGCCTTGATTACTTCAAATCGGCCTGTACCTGACGCAGCGGTTTCGCCCACGGGTTTTTGGCCTGAACATCGGCTGGCAATGTAGATACCGCTTTTTTCGCTTCTTCTTTCGAAGCGTACACGCCAGAAACCAGGACATACCACGGCTGACCGTTACGCGTCGTTTCATAGACAACGTAGTTTTTCAGATTCTCTTTCTTCGCCCAACCGTTCAGGTTGTCGTAGTTAGAAGAACTGCTTAGCTGCAGAGTGTAATGGCTGGACGGTGCCGATTTCAACGAGCCGACATTGCCTGTGATCTTCGCCCCAGCGGCTGGTGTTGCCGTGGTTTGCGCCGGAGATGCCGTTTGTGCAGGCTCCGTGCTGGCGGTCGCTTTTGGCGCAGGCGTTGCTACTGGCGTAGAAGTCGCAGCAGGTGCCCTGGTGCTCACCACTGGCGCAGCCGGTTCAGTATGCTTCGGCTGTTGTGCTACTGGCTTCGGTTCCGTTTTCACAGTTGCTTGCGGTTTCTTCGGTTCAATCACCGTCTGCTGACGTGCCGGACGCGTGGTGGTCGGACGTTCAGCAGTTTGCGTTTTCGCCGTATCACGCGATGCATTGCCATTGCGAACTGGGGCTACAGTCGCAGGTTCGGTCGGCAGCGTGGAGTTGACCGCCACATTATTCAACTGCTGCTGATTTTGTGGTTGTGTCAGCGCGTTATTCAGATCGCCCTGCACTTCAACACGTTGCTGCCCATCCATTGCCGCCGGGGATTGCCCCTGGGTCGGCGTAGAAGAGATCGGTGGCAGAGAAACATCCTGCTGGGTATTTTGCGCAGACGTGGTTCCCGGCGCTGGCTGCACACCATTCGCCTGATCGACCGCATTACCAGAAAGATCAATACTCTTCTCACCAGACGCAGTTTGATCGCTGGAAGAGGTCGAGGGGGCTTTTAGCGCAAAACCGATACCGATGATCAACAACAACAGAACCAGAATGCCGACGCCCATCATCATATACTGACGAGAAGCCGGTTTGCTGGCTGCTTTTTTACGCTTACGCGGACGACGCTCTACGCGCTCTTCATCCACAGCTTCATCTTCCGAATCATCAATTTCTTCTTCGATTTCCGGTTCCTCATTGCGCTCTTTTTGCGCACGAGTCGGACGGCGATCGTCAGTGTCATCAAGTTCAATATCATCAAAATTGATCTGCGGTTCGCCACGTTCAGTACGTTCTGAACGCTCAGAAGATTGACGAGAACGACCAGTACGACGATCGCTGGGATCGGATTTCAGCTCGTCTTCTGGTTTGAATTCATCCATTTAACACCCCACTAAAAGGTTAATGCTTACCACGTTGCAATTAACCTGAAGCTAATAGACCACTTAATAAGCGGCCTGACCTTTCTTGTTGTTACGCTGATTGACAATCGGCAATAGCATTAAGAACAAGCTCGTGCGATACGCCGCCGCGAACTTCGCTCTTACCAATTGCCAACGGAAGAATTAAGCGCATTTCTCCCGCAAGGACTTTCTTGTCACGCAGCATATGCGGTAAATATGCCTGCGCGGACATTTCGCGCGGCCCATTAACCGGTAACCCAGCCCGCGTGAGCAGAGTAATAATACGCTGCGTTTCGGCAGAACTGAACTGCCCAAGACGTTCCGACGTCCGCGCCGCCATCACCATACCTGCAGCAACCGCTTCGCCGTGTAACCAATTGCCATAGCCCATTTCAGCTTCAATGGCATGACCAAAGGTATGTCCCAGATTCAGTAAAGCACGTAAGCCGGATTCGCGCTCGTCGGCAGCAACAACTTCTGCTTTCAGCTCGCAACAACGACGAATACAGTACGCCATTGCCGAACCATCCAGACCGAGCAATGCATCCAGATTATCTTCCAGCCAGTTGAAAAACTCACCGTCAAGAATAATGCCGTATTTGATGACTTCCGCCAGCCCCGAAGCTAACTCTCGCGGGGGAAGCGTTTTCAGACAGTCGAGATCCACCACCACGGATGCTGGCTGATAAAAAGCGCCAATCATATTTTTACCGAGGGGATGGTTGACTGCGGTTTTGCCGCCGACGGAAGAGTCCACCTGCGACAGCAGTGTCGTCGGGACTTGAATGAAGCGAACACCGCGCTGATAGCTCGCCGCTGCAAAACCGGTAAGATCGCCCACTACACCGCCGCCAAGCGCTACCAGCGTCGTATCGCGACCGTGCGGCTTTTGCAACAACGCCGTAAAAACAGTGTCGAGCACTGCCAGGCTTTTATACTGCTCGCCGTCAGGAAGGATAACGCTATCAACGTTAACACCCGCCTGTTCAAGTACGCCGCGAACCTTATCGAGATACAAGGGAGCCAGGGTTTCGTTGGTGACCAACATCACCTGCTCGCCCGATTTCAGCGGTAAGAATGAAGCTGGTTCGTTAAACAAACCAGATGCGATGGTAATTGGGTAACTACGTTCCCCGAGAGTAACGACTATCCTCTCCATAACGCGACATCCACCTTAATTACTGTACCCGCAGACGAGTGTATATAAAGCCAGAATTAGTTGCTTTCCAGCATGTGAATAATCTGGTTTGCGACCACTTTGGCGCTTTGATCATCAGTACGAATGGTCACGTCGGCAATCTCTTCATACAGCGGATTGCGTTCATTAGCCAACGCTTCCAGAACTTCACGCGGCGGCGTTTCAACGTGCAGCAACGGGCGTTTTTTATCACGCTGCGTGCGCGCAAGTTGCTTTTCGATGGTCGTTTCAAGATAAACGACAACACCACGTGCGGAAAGACGGTTACGCGTTTCGCGGGATTTCACAGAGCCGCCGCCAGTAGCCAGCACAATACCCTGCTTCTCGGTCAACTCATTGATGACCTTTTCTTCGCGTTCGCGGAAGCCTTCTTCGCCTTCTAAATCGAAAACCCAGCCCACATCAGCTCCGGTTCGTTTCTCAATCTCTTGATCGGAATCGTAAAATTCCATATTGAGTTGTTGAGCTAACTGGCGCCCAATAGTGCTTTTTCCGGCACCCATAGGCCCAACCAGAAAGATATTGCGTTTCTCTGCCATTTTTTCGGTACTACTAAGACTATTCGTTAATG
It includes:
- a CDS encoding YhfX family PLP-dependent enzyme → MFVEALKRQNPALISAALSLWQQGKIAPDCWVIDVDQVLENGKRLIETARLYGIELYLMTKQFGRNPWLAEKLLALGYSGIVAVDYKEARVMRRAGLPVAHQGHLVQIPCHQVSDTVEQGTGVITVFTLDKAREISAAAVKAGCVQSVLLKVYSDDDFLYPGQESGFTQNTLHDIVAEIQKLPGLHLAGLTHFPCLLWDETSGKVLPTPNLHTLVQARDQLAKSGTALEQLNAPSATSCTSLPVLAQYGVTHAEPGHALTGTIPANQQGDQPERIAMLWLSEISHHFRGDSYCYGGGYYRRGHAHHALIFTPENQSITETLLKTVDDNSIDYYLPLAGEFPVSSAVVLCFRTQIFVTRSDVVLVSGIQRGAAEIVGRYDSLGNLLEA
- the damX gene encoding cell division protein DamX, producing the protein MDEFKPEDELKSDPSDRRTGRSRQSSERSERTERGEPQINFDDIELDDTDDRRPTRAQKERNEEPEIEEEIDDSEDEAVDEERVERRPRKRKKAASKPASRQYMMMGVGILVLLLLIIGIGFALKAPSTSSSDQTASGEKSIDLSGNAVDQANGVQPAPGTTSAQNTQQDVSLPPISSTPTQGQSPAAMDGQQRVEVQGDLNNALTQPQNQQQLNNVAVNSTLPTEPATVAPVRNGNASRDTAKTQTAERPTTTRPARQQTVIEPKKPQATVKTEPKPVAQQPKHTEPAAPVVSTRAPAATSTPVATPAPKATASTEPAQTASPAQTTATPAAGAKITGNVGSLKSAPSSHYTLQLSSSSNYDNLNGWAKKENLKNYVVYETTRNGQPWYVLVSGVYASKEEAKKAVSTLPADVQAKNPWAKPLRQVQADLK
- the rpe gene encoding ribulose-phosphate 3-epimerase; the protein is MKQYLIAPSILSADFARLGEDTAKALAAGADVVHFDVMDNHYVPNLTIGPMVLKSLRNYGITAPIDVHLMVKPVDRIVPDFAAAGASIITFHPEASEHVDRTLQLIKENGCKAGLVFNPATPLSYLDYVMDKLDVILLMSVNPGFGGQSFIPQTLDKLREVRRRIDESGFDIRLEVDGGVKVNNIGEIAAAGADMFVAGSAIFDQPDYKKVIDEMRSELAKVSHE
- the gph gene encoding phosphoglycolate phosphatase; the encoded protein is MNKFEDIRGVAFDLDGTLVDSAPGLAAAVDMALYALELPVAGEERVITWIGNGADVLMERALTWARQERATLRKTMGKPPVDDDIPLQEQVRIMRKLFDRYYGEVAEEGTFLFPHVADTLGALQAKGLPLGLVTNKPTPFVAPLLEALDIAKYFSVVIGGDDVQNKKPHPDPLLLVAERMGIAPQQMLFVGDSRNDIQAAKAAGCPSVGLTYGYNYGEAIELSQPDVIYQSLNDLLPALGLPQSENQESKND
- the trpS gene encoding tryptophan--tRNA ligase; this translates as MTKPIVFSGAQPSGELTIGNYMGALRQWVNMQDDYHCIYCIVDQHAITVRQDAQKLRKATLDTLALYLACGIDPEKSTIFVQSHVPEHAQLGWALNCYTYFGELSRMTQFKDKSARYAENINAGLFDYPVLMAADILLYQTNLVPVGEDQKQHLELSRDIAQRFNALYGDIFKVPEPYIPKSGARVMSLLEPTKKMSKSDDNRNNVIGLLEDPKSVVKKIKRAVTDSDEPPVVRYDVQNKAGVSNLLDILSAVTGQSIPELEKQFEGKMYGHLKGEVAEAVSGMLTELQERYHRFRNDEAFLQQVMKDGAEKASAHASRTLKAVYEAIGFVAKP
- the yhfZ gene encoding GntR family transcriptional regulator YhfZ; translated protein: MRRTFIKKEGVVITTLARYLLGEKCGNRLKTIDELATECRSSVGLTQAALKTLESSGAIRIERRGRNGSFLAEMDNKALLSHVDINNVVCAMPLPYTRLYEGLASGLKAQFDGIPFYYAHMRGADIRVECLLNGVYDMAVVSRLAAESYLTQKGLCLALELGPHTYVGEHQLICRKGESGNVQRVGLDSRSADQKIMTDVFFGDRSVERVDLSYHESLQRIVKGDVDAVIWNVVAESELAMLGLEATPLTDDPRFLQATEAVILTRADDYPMQQLLRAVVDKHALLAHQQRVVSGEQEPSY
- the dam gene encoding adenine-specific DNA-methyltransferase — encoded protein: MKKNRAFLKWAGGKYPLLDDIKRHLPKGECLVEPFVGAGSVFLNTDFSRYVLADINSDLISLYNIVKTRTDEYVQAAHELFVPETNCAEVYYQFREEFNKSQDPFRRAVLFLYLNRYGYNGLCRYNLRGEFNVPFGRYKKPYFPEAELYHFAEKAQNAFFYCESYADSMARADDASVVYCDPPYAPLSATANFTAYHTNSFTLEQQAHLAEIAEGLVDRQIPVLISNHDTALTREWYQRAKLHVVKVRRSISSNGGTRKKVDELLALYKPGVVSPAKK
- a CDS encoding phosphopentomutase; this encodes MARFVVLVIDSFGVGAMKDVARVRPQDAGANTCGHILSQLPHLQLPTLEKLGLINALGYAPGDMQPSDCAVWGVAELQHEGGDTFMGHQEILGTRPLPPLRMPFRDVIDRVERALMAAGWQVERRGDALQFLWVNQAVAVGDNLEADLGQVYNVTANLSAIPFDEVVKIGRVVREQVQVGRVITFGGLLQDSQRILDAAESKEGRFIGINAPRSGAYDSGFQVVHMGYGVDEKVQVPQQLHQVGVPTVLVGKVADIVSNPHGMSWQNLVDSQRIMDITLDEFNAHPTAFICTNIQETDLAGHAEDVARYAERLQVVDRNLARLVEAMQPDDCLIVMADHGNDPTIGHSHHTREVVPVLVYQRGLAATRLGVYPTLSDVGATVCEFFRASPPQNGSSFLSSLRFQGDSL
- the aroB gene encoding 3-dehydroquinate synthase — its product is MERIVVTLGERSYPITIASGLFNEPASFLPLKSGEQVMLVTNETLAPLYLDKVRGVLEQAGVNVDSVILPDGEQYKSLAVLDTVFTALLQKPHGRDTTLVALGGGVVGDLTGFAAASYQRGVRFIQVPTTLLSQVDSSVGGKTAVNHPLGKNMIGAFYQPASVVVDLDCLKTLPPRELASGLAEVIKYGIILDGEFFNWLEDNLDALLGLDGSAMAYCIRRCCELKAEVVAADERESGLRALLNLGHTFGHAIEAEMGYGNWLHGEAVAAGMVMAARTSERLGQFSSAETQRIITLLTRAGLPVNGPREMSAQAYLPHMLRDKKVLAGEMRLILPLAIGKSEVRGGVSHELVLNAIADCQSA
- the aroK gene encoding shikimate kinase AroK, giving the protein MAEKRNIFLVGPMGAGKSTIGRQLAQQLNMEFYDSDQEIEKRTGADVGWVFDLEGEEGFREREEKVINELTEKQGIVLATGGGSVKSRETRNRLSARGVVVYLETTIEKQLARTQRDKKRPLLHVETPPREVLEALANERNPLYEEIADVTIRTDDQSAKVVANQIIHMLESN